In Pseudomonas sp. ADAK2, the genomic window GATGAAACACATATCGTTATGTTGGTCCGGTTCACATTGTCCGATCACGAGGATTTTCTTTTCGTCGTCGACCAGGTGGATTTGTCCGGGAACGTTGCGGGCGGTATTTTTTTCAAACTGAGCGATTGAATAACCGGAACCACTATTTCCGAACGAGAGATTGGGGCCCCCGTTCTCCAGGCGCTTGGTTAATATGAATTCGCTATCCTTAATGAGTGTGACAAAGCTGCTGTCGCCAAGTTTTTTGGCCACTTTGCCGGCTGTGCTGACAGTGAGAGCAGTGACCGTCGTGCCGTCACCTTCTCGGCTCAGGTCTGCTACTCCGTTGCCGCCAAACGAAAGATCGGGTGTGCCTGGCTTGTTTTGAGTCGTCATGCTCGCTTTCCTTCCCTGTGAGATGGGGGGGTTGTCCTGACGCCGAACGATCCGTGTCGGGGCCCAAGGTAAAGAATGCGAGAGCAGCGGGCTACTGTCAGAACTGACAGTGGATTAAACCATTCGGACATAAAAAAGCCCTGCCGTTATAAGCGGCAGGGCTTTTTTTCAGCAACCGATCACTCAGACCATCGGGTCGCCAACGTGCAGGATTTTCATGCCGTTGGTGCCGCCGATGGTGTGGTAGCTGTCGCCCTTGGTCAGGATGACCCAGTCGCCTTTCTCCACGACGCCACGCTTGAGCAACTCGTCGATCGCGGCCTGGCTGACTTGCTCAGGCGGCAGCGATGCCGGGTCGAATGGCACGGTGTAGACGCCACGGAACATGGCCGCGCGGGCCTGGGTTTCGCGGTGCGGGGAGAACGCGTAGATCGGCACCGAGGAACGGATGCGCGACATGATCAGCGGCGTGTAGCCACTTTCGGTCAGGGCAATGATCGCCTTCACACCGGGGAAGTGGTTGGCGGTGTACATGGCCGCCAGGGCGATGGACTGGTCGCAGCTTTCGAAGACCTTGCCGATGCGGTGGCTGGAGGTCTTGCTGGTCGGGTGCTTTTCAGCGCCGACGCAGATCCGCGCCATTGCTTGCACAGCTTCCAGCGGATACAAACCGGCAGCACTTTCGGCAGAGAGCATCACGGCGTCGGTGTAGTCGAGCACGGCGTTGGCCACGTCGGACACTTCGGCGCGGGTCGGCATCGGGTTCTGGATCATCGACTCCATCATCTGGGTCGCAACGATCACAGCCTTGTTGTGGCGGCGTGCGTGCAGAATGATTTTCTTCTGGATGCCCACCAGCTCGGCGTCGCCGATTTCCACGCCCAGGTCACCACGGGCCACCATGACGGCGTCGGAGGCCTTGATCAGGGCATCGAGGGTGTCATCGTCGGCCACGGCTTCGGCGCGTTCGATCTTCGCCACCAGCCAGGCAGTACCGCCGGCCTCGTCGCGCAGTTGACGAGCGTATTCCATGTCGGCGGCGTCGCGCGGGAAGGACACGGCGAGGTAGTCGACTTCCATTTCCGCGGCGAGCTTGATGTCGGCCTTGTCTTTTTCAGTCAGGGCTGGGGCGGTCAGGCCACCGCCGCGACGGTTGATGCCTTTGTGGTCCGACAGCGGACCGCCGATCAACACGGTGCAATTCAGTTCGGTGGCGGTGGCGGTATCAACGCGCATTACCACACGGCCGTCGTCGAGCAGCAGCTCGTCGCCCACGCCGCAGTCCTTGACCAGGTCCGGGTAGTCGATGCCGACCACTTGCTGGTTGCCTTCGGTCAGCGGATGGCTGGTGGAGAAGGTGAACTGGTCACCGATCTTCAGCTCGATCTTCTTGCCGGCGAATTTGGCGATTCGGATTTTCGGGCCTTGCAGGTCACCCAGCAGGGCAACGAAGCGGCCGTGCTTGGCAGCCAGGTCACGCACCAGCTTCGCGCGAGCCTTGTGCTCGTCGGGGGTGCCGTGGGAGAAGTTCAGGCGGGCGACGTCCAGACCAGCCAGAATCAGCTGTTCGAGAACTTCCGGCGAGTTACTGGCCGGGCCAAGGGTAGCGACGATTTTGGTGCGACGGACGGACATGCATAGACTCCTGAGTTCAAGCGCTGAGTGAGGCTACTATGCTCTCTGGCTGTAGTCATTGTTCGAGTGCACTACTTATTCGTTTTTATCTTGAAACGAATACTTTTGGTTACAGGCAGCCTGAAGATTTCCGCCAACGGGTCGATACAGAGCTCAAGACAGGAGAACCCTCATGCGATTTGCGCTCATTGCCGTCCTTGCCCTCAGTGCCCTCAGCGTTACGGGCTGCACCCGTTGGTCGATGAACCATCATTTGAATAACGCCTACAGCGCCTATGACCGGGGCAATTGCGAGCAGGTGATGCTCGAGTTGTCCAAGGTCGATCGCGCCAGCCGCGCGCGCCGTTATGTGCAACCGGAAGTGTCGATGATGCGCGGCCAGTGCCTGGAACGGCAGAAGCTGTTTATCGATGCGGCCCAGACCTACCAGTACATCATTGCTGCGTACCCGCAAAGCGAATACGCCTACCGGGCCCGCGCGCGCCTGGAAACCCTGGAATCCCTGGGTCACTACCCGACCCGCAGTGCGGCGGCGGTGCGGCCGACTCGCTTCTGAGGACAGTTCTCATACAAAGTCTGGCTGACTGTATAGGGTGAGCTATAGTCGAATAAATCGGTTTAGAGCCTTGCCTCTACACTGACGTAACACCTGCGACTGGCAGCGGTAAGTGGCAGCGGTCGGGATGGACTGTCACACCGGAAGCGGGGAGAGCACGCCTCTTCTCTATAAGAAGGCCTGTTCCGAAGCATTAGTGCGGCTCTGCTTAAGGGCCTTGCGTAGCGAATTCAGCATGTTCACTGACCGCCGGATCGAGCGGCATCAACTGCCGTATTTTCTGAAAGTGTTCAACAGCGTCACCGACAAACCCATCGGCTTCCTGGGCAATGTGTCCGAAGACGGGCTGATGCTTATCAGCCAGTTACCGATGATGATTGGCGCTGACTTCGATTTGCGTCTGAAGATCCCCGCGGGTGATGGCTGCCAGCAGGTCATTGATGTGCGGGCCTGTTGTTTGTGGTGCCATGAAGACGCAACGCCCCACCACTATGACGCCGGGTTCAGCCTGCAACGGGCGCCGCCGGAATATGGGCAATTGGTGAGTGCGCTGCGCCAGTACTTCAGTTTTCAGCCGTTGCCTGCTTCGGCTTGATATTAGCTGTGCATTTGCAATGCCTTCCCCTGTAGGAGCATGGCTTGCCCGCGATGGCGGTTTCGAAATCGCCATCGCGGGCAAGCCATGCTCCTGCAAGGGCTGCGCCGAAACCTACGTCGCGCTGACTGCCGGCTCATTCTCCAGCGACTTTTCCACCAGCAACAACCCCATCTCACTCAACTGATATATCGCCATCGCCAGGTGCCGTGGCTTGTCCTCCAGGCTTTCGGCCAGGTCGAGCAGCAGGATGTTGACCGATGAAAAGGTTTCGAACGTCTGGATGTTGATGGCGTGGGCTTTGGCTTCAGGGGCGACGGTGAACATGGTGTGCATGGCTCGATCCTTTGGCGCGTGCAAGTGGTGGGCGTTGGGTTTGAGGTAGTGGTCGAGGGCGCGGTCGGCGGCCTCGCGGAGTTTTTTTGCATCGAGGGTGGCCGAAAACGAGTCCGTTTTCGGCGGATTGGGTGTTGCTTTGAACATATTTGCATCCTTCCAGTGGAGCCTGCCTCCGAGTCGCGACTAAACGAAGGGGTGGCGGCTGTACACAGGTTAGTCGACCGGGAAGGAATGCGAAAAACCGGCGCGCCCGAGGGCGCCCTGCGCACAGCCACCATAACGTTCAGGAAGGGGGATAGGGACATCCCGACCGTCTGGCATGCTTTGCACCTTCGCATCCACCTCCCGGGCGACTAAACCCGGCCGCTGCCTATCAGCGACACGAATCAAGTTACGGGGCAGGTCAAAAGTGCACAAGCCGGCCGATTCTGGCGGACTTGTAGGCAAAGGCGCAAGGCTTCGTAGGCCTCAAAAAACGTGGGAAAAGTCCGTAAGACCGTTCGTCAGGACTGTCAGTTATTACAGGTAGAAACCGTCGCGCAGGCAACGTAAAACAGTGCGTATTGCGAATGTGCTGTATGGAGCGCTAAAACATGGCCAGCGATGACGATGGACTTTCAGGCAACGAGCTCAGTGCAGACGTTGCTCACATTTCATCCCCTGTAAATGGCAAAGTGGAGACGAGGTCGATTTTTGCGGTCAAGGGCGGTGTCTTGGCTCCGGTCTTCGTTCAAGTGCGCAAGCGCAATGCCGACGGTACCGAGCTTCTACTGGCTACAGCCTATCCTTTTCCCACAGTGGGTGGCCCTTGGTCGATTTCAGTTGTGCTGGGTGAGGGGACACACACGATCATCGCCGTGGCGATCGGCGTCGACGGGCAAGAGTTTCCCAGCAAACCCGTTACCTTTTCGGTCCGGCTGGCGCTGCCCGCGCCGCAGATCAACAAGCCTGAGCAGGGCTCGACGCAAGATGTGAATACCTGGGTCAGCGGAACGGGCGGCGATTATTCCGCCAACGTGAAGATTCTCGAAGATTTGACCCACCGCGAGTTGGGCAGCTCACCGGTCGCGCTGACGGGGGGCTGGGGGGGGAGTATACATTTCGTGCCGGGCCCACGTTCGATTGTTGCCCGACAGTTTGTTAATGGCCGGCCGGGTGCTCTTAGCGTTGTGCGTTTTTTCAAGGTTCGCCCTCCCAGGGTGGCCGGTATTACCGTCACGCAACAAGACAACCAAGGCGCGAAATTTTCGGGTACGGGCTACAACGGCGCCACCCTGGTGCTGAGCTACGTCAGTGGGCCGGCCAACAAACCATTGCCGGAAATCGTGGTGGCCGGTGGTGTCTGGCAGATCAGCACTACGGCCTGGACCCCCGGAGCCTATACCTACTCGGCAATCCAAAAGATTTCCGACAATGCTGGCGGCTGGATCCCTTCGCATGACCTTCGTTTCAATTTCACCATCCTCCCGCCGGAACTCGAGCCAGTCCCCGACCCGGTGCCCGATCGGCCCAATGAATATAGTTACAGGCCTACGTTTACCGGCAGAGGCACGAACGGCGCCACTGTGCTGATCAAAAAACAAGGCGGTGACAATGCCGTACCGAATGCTCTAGTGGTCAACGGTCGCTGGTTCAGCGAGTCGGAGCAAGAATGGGGACCGACGCTCCACCAGAACGTTGACTTGAAGCAGCGTCTCAACGGCCGGGACTCGGCGAACTGGGTCCGGCTTGTGGTGAAGATCCCGCCGCTGGCACCGCCGATCACCCGCCTGGTGGACAACGATTTATCACCCACTATCGAGGGCACCTGCTGGAAAACGGACACGTTGGTCAGGCTCACCTTTAGCGATAACCCAGGCAAGGTCGAAATTGCTACCGTAACGGGTGGCACCTGGACCTTCCGGCGTAGTACGCCCTTCGCTCCCTACGTGACCCATACGGTGAAGGTCACCCAGATCGCGGCGCAGCAAACCTCGCCGCCCACAACGCGTACGTTCGTGGTGAGACGGACGCTGCTCAAACCCGTCATCACTTATCCCACGAACGAGATAGAGGTGGAGCGCGACCTGACCATCCGTGGCCGACAAGGTATGACCGGGGCATCGATGCAGCTGCGTATCGACGGCATCAATGCGGGGACGGCCAAACTGTTGACCAGTGATGGCGACTGGTCCATCGAGCTCAAGGGCCTGCCATTCGGCCGACGCATCCTTGACGCACAACAGACCCTGGACGATCGGCCGTCCGAGCGCAGCGACCCGGTCGTGGTGAACGTGGTGTTGACGCCACCGGTGTTCACGGTGCCACAGCCGGGTGGTGATTTGCCGCGGATGTCGATGATTTCCGGCGAGGGAACGCCCGGTGCAACTGTCGACGTGTGGCTGGACGATCACGTTGATTTTTTGCTCAAGGGTGTCCCGGTCAATGACGCACGCTTCTGGGAGGGTTTAGTGACGCTGCCCGTCGGGGTAACGAAGTTGCGGGCCAGGCAAGCCATTGGGTTGGAGGTTTCCAGGGAAAGTCCGCTGTTGACGTGCAACGTGGTGCCCGCCGCGCCTTACATCGAAACACCGGTCAAGGATGGACACGTCGGCTACTCGACCGTGGTGTCCGGTTTCGGTGTGCCGGGGGATACGATCACCAGTTTCCTGAAGGATGTCCGGCTGGGCAGCGCTCTGGTAGCGAAGGATCGCACCTGGTCGATCCTCACCTCCCTCACTCAACCCGGTGGAGCTTACGAACTGGTGGCGGTGGCTTCGTATGACGGGTTTGAGTCGGACCGTTCCGCACGACAGCCGGTGGTGCTCGGCAGCTATTTGCCCATCATCGATTCACCGCAGGCGGGACGCTGGGTCAGAAATTCTGTGACCTTCAGCGGTCAGGGCCGAGCGGGAACCGGTCAGTTGCACAGCTGGTTCGACCCCGATCAGCCATGGGCGCCGAATCTCGCCGTCAGTGCGCAGGGCTGGCAAGGGGTGTCGGCTCGGACGCTGTCGGCAGGCGGCAATTGGTGCCGGTTCCATCAGACCATCGTCGATGGCGCCGATGCCTCGACGATCTCCGACTGGAGCGAGAGTGGCCGTTTTGAAGTCGAAGAGCCACCGTCGCGCTGAGCCCCCCCCGCCCGATAAACGGTCACGTCTACTGTCAGTTCTGACAGTAGACGGCTCCAGCCTTCACGCGCAGATTGGCACGACAAGATGAATGTCCCGACAGCAGTTCGGGTTCCTACACACATCAAGGAGCTTGGCCATGGCGGACTCCCGTAATCGTCCTATCCAACAATTGTTCGAGCAGGTGTTCGATGAGGAACAACGCGTCACCCATGCCGACCTGGCGACTTACATCAATCAGGATGGATCGATCTTTCCTCTGGTGGAGCGGGGCGTGCTGGGGCTGATGCGTGATTACGGGCTGGGCCGTGAGGAGGCCCAGCAGTTCTTGCGCCGGGCCAACAGCCTGGCCATGTATGTGCAACGCCAGTTTATCGAGCACAGCCTGACAGGTTCCGGGGAGCACGCCGGCACGTCGTCGAGCGGGCTGTTGTCGCTGGTTTCGGGGCCCAGTTATGAGCGTTTGTTCTCTCCCAACTTTGAAAAATTGTGTCCGCATGATGCGCTGGAATCGGAGACCTCGCCCGTGGCGTATCTGGTCGAGCTGATGCGCTGGATCCGCGACCGGATCGAACCGCTCGGCGCGGACGATAAGTTGCTCTTGCATGACCGTCGCAAGGACCTGATGCCGTTGCGCATTGATTTCAACGCGGTGCACCAATCGGTCTCTGCCGTAGACATCATCGTCTCGGTGCTGGAGGCCTTCATCAACGGTGTGAATCCTTCGACCGATCTTGAAGCCGCCTTGATCGCGGCCCGCTACCCCAATGGGCTGCCGTATTTCCGGCACTGGGTCACGCTGGATGTGGTCGGTCGTCATTATGGTCTGTCGGTGGGTAACTTTGCCCATATGGTGGATTTGCACTCGCCCTATTTCCTTCAGCCCCTGGCCTGGGACAACGATGCGAAACGGGCCCTGGCTCACGCCTCGCGGCTGGGACCTTATCAACGGCAATTATTGACTGAGGCGCCGGTTGACGAGGACGGGTGGGAAGCATTTTACCTGAGCGATTTCGGCGTGGAAGGTGCGACCTTTAACAACCTCAATCAGGTGCAGTTTTTCGGTGAGCGCACCAAGCTCGATGCCCGGGGCGTTGAGAAACTGCTATCGGTGCGTGATTTTGCCCCGACCCGCTCGGCCAATGTGACCGTGTATGAGTCGCCTCAGGCGCCTGCGGTTGGCGAAAGCGAGCGTTCAGGCTCGGTTTATGTCAATGGTGGCGCCTCTCCGGCGATCACGATCAATTACAACGAAGCGGGCGGGGCATTCCACCGCCTGAGTGCGGATCCGGTCAGCGCATTTGCCCGTTATGACCGGATGAATCGCAAACTGCGCCTGGATCAATGGCTGGAGTTGCCCAGCGATCAGGTGGATGCGCTGTTGGTCGCGGCGATCAAGGCCGAAAAGCGCGAAGCCCCGCACACGTGGTGGATAAGCAATTCCACGGTGCATGCCCTGGGTTTGTTTCAAACATTGCGCGAGCGTTACGGTTGCACGGCGCAGGACTTCGCGGCGTTTATCGATGAGATGGCGATCTACGGGCGGGGCGATGCGCTGTCGCCGTTCGACCAGGTGTTCAATAACCAGGGCAGCTATCGCGAACCGCTGATACTGGATAACGATGAGTTCCCGATCATCCCGGCGACCGGGGCCACGGATCTGACGATCAACCGCTTGTGCAGCGGCCTGGGCATTGATCTGAAGACCTACCAATACCTGGCCATGGCGGTCGCCCGGGCGCAGAACTGTACCACCACCTTGCAACGCAGCCCTGCGATCATTTCCGCGTTCTACCGGTTGGTGAAGCTGCCGCGTCTGTTGGGCATCACTCCGGTCGAGGGCGTGCTGATGTTGACCTTGCTGGGTGGTGAAAACTGGGTTGATGGCCTGGCGGGCATTCCGTCGATCAAGGCGGCCCCTGGCAGCGATACCGTTCCCGATGTGCTGAACCTCATTTATGCCCTGCATGCTTGCGTGGGATGGTGCCGGGATCGCCAGTTGCCGGTGCTGTGGATGCTGCAGCAGGTGTCACCGCCAGCGGCGTTGGTGGTGGCCTCAGAGAAGGAACGCCAACTGTTCGAGCAGGCGGGCAATCTGTTACCCGCCGCGTTGTTCACCAATGCCACCCTGCTGATGGTCGGTGTCCCGCCGCTGGTCGGCACCGACTGGCTGGACCTGCTGGGGACGCTGGTCGATCCCTCGGGGTTGGTGATGAGTTCTGACCTAACTGAAACCGACTATCTGCTGTTCGCCCGCAGCGAACTGGATAAGGCGGTTCGCGATGGCCTGGGTGAGGCAGACGCCTCAGTGCGTGCGGTCATTGTCGAGAGGATGCTCACGGTGTTGCTGCA contains:
- the pyk gene encoding pyruvate kinase — protein: MSVRRTKIVATLGPASNSPEVLEQLILAGLDVARLNFSHGTPDEHKARAKLVRDLAAKHGRFVALLGDLQGPKIRIAKFAGKKIELKIGDQFTFSTSHPLTEGNQQVVGIDYPDLVKDCGVGDELLLDDGRVVMRVDTATATELNCTVLIGGPLSDHKGINRRGGGLTAPALTEKDKADIKLAAEMEVDYLAVSFPRDAADMEYARQLRDEAGGTAWLVAKIERAEAVADDDTLDALIKASDAVMVARGDLGVEIGDAELVGIQKKIILHARRHNKAVIVATQMMESMIQNPMPTRAEVSDVANAVLDYTDAVMLSAESAAGLYPLEAVQAMARICVGAEKHPTSKTSSHRIGKVFESCDQSIALAAMYTANHFPGVKAIIALTESGYTPLIMSRIRSSVPIYAFSPHRETQARAAMFRGVYTVPFDPASLPPEQVSQAAIDELLKRGVVEKGDWVILTKGDSYHTIGGTNGMKILHVGDPMV
- a CDS encoding tetratricopeptide repeat protein, coding for MRFALIAVLALSALSVTGCTRWSMNHHLNNAYSAYDRGNCEQVMLELSKVDRASRARRYVQPEVSMMRGQCLERQKLFIDAAQTYQYIIAAYPQSEYAYRARARLETLESLGHYPTRSAAAVRPTRF
- a CDS encoding PilZ domain-containing protein; the protein is MFTDRRIERHQLPYFLKVFNSVTDKPIGFLGNVSEDGLMLISQLPMMIGADFDLRLKIPAGDGCQQVIDVRACCLWCHEDATPHHYDAGFSLQRAPPEYGQLVSALRQYFSFQPLPASA
- a CDS encoding DUF6124 family protein, which gives rise to MFKATPNPPKTDSFSATLDAKKLREAADRALDHYLKPNAHHLHAPKDRAMHTMFTVAPEAKAHAINIQTFETFSSVNILLLDLAESLEDKPRHLAMAIYQLSEMGLLLVEKSLENEPAVSAT
- a CDS encoding Tc toxin subunit A, with amino-acid sequence MADSRNRPIQQLFEQVFDEEQRVTHADLATYINQDGSIFPLVERGVLGLMRDYGLGREEAQQFLRRANSLAMYVQRQFIEHSLTGSGEHAGTSSSGLLSLVSGPSYERLFSPNFEKLCPHDALESETSPVAYLVELMRWIRDRIEPLGADDKLLLHDRRKDLMPLRIDFNAVHQSVSAVDIIVSVLEAFINGVNPSTDLEAALIAARYPNGLPYFRHWVTLDVVGRHYGLSVGNFAHMVDLHSPYFLQPLAWDNDAKRALAHASRLGPYQRQLLTEAPVDEDGWEAFYLSDFGVEGATFNNLNQVQFFGERTKLDARGVEKLLSVRDFAPTRSANVTVYESPQAPAVGESERSGSVYVNGGASPAITINYNEAGGAFHRLSADPVSAFARYDRMNRKLRLDQWLELPSDQVDALLVAAIKAEKREAPHTWWISNSTVHALGLFQTLRERYGCTAQDFAAFIDEMAIYGRGDALSPFDQVFNNQGSYREPLILDNDEFPIIPATGATDLTINRLCSGLGIDLKTYQYLAMAVARAQNCTTTLQRSPAIISAFYRLVKLPRLLGITPVEGVLMLTLLGGENWVDGLAGIPSIKAAPGSDTVPDVLNLIYALHACVGWCRDRQLPVLWMLQQVSPPAALVVASEKERQLFEQAGNLLPAALFTNATLLMVGVPPLVGTDWLDLLGTLVDPSGLVMSSDLTETDYLLFARSELDKAVRDGLGEADASVRAVIVERMLTVLLQARDAQASVVKETLAVYTGLDAERVSHVLVWANSTVYQLLRQVLEQSGREWTGTLSDEPDPTITLLADVRRRSNVVLQLDLSATLLQDYLQYGHKAWLDQLDRHDFSVRPLYYLTALTRAFELGEQPAGKLLDYLREVNSLPESISAEALGIAQKAASIRLAAFFDWSVEEVRACVTHIDPEERLIKNLIQLDLLMRIRVLARHTGMDALTIFRVGNLPETIDTPVDKEAYRLAAESALLSLTEASAPAAAYHDEVPEPIVKLDCHPDKTNVVANSPTDKIIFTMTLTNPDGTVVPHVNVHWQDSLGTIETQATDENGQVKAEYVGKVLGPQQLLYWLDLMEPEKTRTINVIPDVTTLTMLPASMSLVPTEPVPAGREFELYGTLRDRYRNLGKDQLVRWFVEPFSGTTGSATIRPAQGRSNQEGLARAFVSSANGGRFNVTALIESAEGFVVFDPITFAGNDTE